A genomic segment from Methanolobus zinderi encodes:
- a CDS encoding 50S ribosomal protein L30, whose amino-acid sequence MYALVRVRGDVNVRQSIQDTLKMLRLNRINHCVLLSDNPHNKGMIQKVKDFVAYGPIDVETLTEMLKNRGMLQGGVKLTDEYIAENTDFASIEEFAQALIDGNATIKDVPDLKPVFRLHPPRKGHAGIKRSAQQGGVLGNNGEDINLLLKKMR is encoded by the coding sequence ATGTACGCTCTTGTAAGAGTACGTGGTGACGTCAATGTCAGGCAGTCCATTCAGGACACACTTAAAATGCTCCGCCTAAACAGGATAAACCACTGCGTCCTTCTCAGCGACAACCCTCACAACAAGGGTATGATCCAGAAGGTCAAGGACTTTGTAGCATACGGTCCCATCGATGTGGAAACTCTCACTGAGATGCTCAAGAACCGTGGAATGCTCCAGGGTGGCGTAAAGCTTACAGATGAGTATATTGCTGAGAACACGGATTTTGCATCCATTGAGGAATTTGCTCAGGCACTTATCGATGGCAATGCAACGATCAAGGATGTTCCGGATCTTAAACCGGTTTTCAGGCTCCATCCTCCAAGGAAGGGCCACGCCGGCATAAAGAGATCCGCACAGCAGGGTGGTGTTCTTGGTAACAACGGCGAGGACATCAATCTCCTGTTAAAGAAGATGAGGTGA
- a CDS encoding 50S ribosomal protein L18: MATGPRYKVAFRRRREGRTDYHQRLRLLLSKEDRVVVRRSSKHMQVQLIAPEQKGDVTLSSTFSTELKKYGYDASTGNTTAAYLTGLLFGYKAQSKGFEYGVLDLGLQAASPGSRVYATLKGIVDSGFEIPHNPSILPSDERIRGEHVAEYVEGSNLPELFDAVKDKISADFN; this comes from the coding sequence ATGGCAACAGGACCCCGATATAAAGTCGCTTTCAGGAGACGAAGAGAAGGTCGCACGGACTATCACCAGAGACTCAGACTGCTCCTCTCAAAAGAGGACCGTGTGGTCGTGCGCAGGAGCTCAAAGCATATGCAGGTCCAGCTCATCGCTCCGGAGCAGAAAGGGGACGTAACCCTTTCATCCACATTTTCAACCGAGCTCAAGAAGTACGGCTATGACGCATCCACCGGTAACACAACGGCTGCGTACCTGACCGGTCTTCTGTTCGGTTACAAGGCACAGAGCAAGGGATTCGAATATGGTGTACTTGACCTGGGACTCCAGGCAGCATCTCCCGGATCACGTGTATATGCGACCCTGAAAGGTATTGTTGACTCCGGATTTGAGATCCCTCACAATCCGTCAATTCTGCCTTCAGACGAGCGTATAAGAGGAGAACATGTAGCAGAGTATGTGGAAGGATCGAATCTGCCGGAACTGTTCGATGCAGTTAAGGATAAAATCTCTGCTGACTTCAATTAG
- a CDS encoding 30S ribosomal protein S5 codes for MAYNYEEEWVPQTRLGKLVHEGQITSMDEAIDSGLPVRESKVIDILLPDLEDEVLDINMVQRMTDSGRRVKFRATVIVGNGDGFVGLGQAKDVQVGPAIRKAIDNAKINIVKVKRGCGSWECACGREHTVPSEVRGKAGSVIVELKPAPRGLGLAAGDTARKVLEKAGIKDVWTRTEGTTRTTLNFAKATFNALHNTGTVRQPVRLEEEA; via the coding sequence ATGGCATACAACTATGAAGAAGAATGGGTTCCGCAGACAAGGCTCGGAAAACTCGTTCATGAAGGGCAGATCACTTCCATGGACGAGGCAATCGATTCCGGTCTTCCGGTAAGAGAATCCAAAGTTATCGATATTCTGTTACCTGATCTTGAAGATGAGGTGCTCGATATCAACATGGTCCAGAGGATGACTGACTCCGGACGCCGTGTCAAGTTCAGAGCAACTGTTATCGTAGGAAACGGTGACGGTTTTGTAGGTCTTGGCCAGGCAAAGGACGTACAGGTCGGCCCTGCGATCAGAAAGGCAATTGATAATGCCAAGATCAATATCGTAAAGGTCAAACGTGGATGCGGCTCATGGGAATGTGCATGCGGCCGTGAACATACCGTACCATCCGAGGTTAGGGGTAAGGCAGGAAGTGTCATCGTAGAGCTTAAACCTGCTCCACGTGGACTTGGCCTTGCCGCAGGAGACACTGCAAGAAAGGTACTCGAGAAAGCAGGCATCAAGGATGTATGGACAAGGACCGAAGGTACCACAAGGACAACACTGAACTTCGCAAAAGCGACTTTCAATGCACTGCACAACACCGGTACTGTAAGGCAGCCTGTCCGTCTTGAAGAGGAGGCTTGA
- a CDS encoding 50S ribosomal protein L19e, protein MTDLTNQKRIAAQVLGCGVNRVWLNPEAAADIAVAITRADIREQIELGNIKAVPVKGVSRGRARVRDAKRKYGHRKGYGKRKGKQGARNPSKEQWMKKIRALRRRLKELRADGSLDKSAYCKVYRKAKGGEYRSVAHLEAHLESEKLIKRGEE, encoded by the coding sequence ATGACCGATCTTACAAATCAGAAAAGGATAGCTGCTCAGGTCCTTGGCTGTGGTGTTAACAGAGTATGGCTCAACCCGGAGGCTGCAGCTGATATTGCAGTCGCCATCACAAGAGCTGACATACGTGAGCAGATCGAGCTCGGCAACATCAAGGCAGTACCTGTAAAGGGTGTCAGCCGCGGACGTGCAAGAGTAAGGGATGCCAAGCGTAAGTACGGACACCGCAAAGGATATGGTAAGAGGAAAGGTAAACAGGGTGCACGTAACCCAAGCAAAGAGCAGTGGATGAAGAAGATCCGTGCTCTGAGAAGAAGACTTAAAGAGCTGCGTGCAGACGGTTCACTTGACAAGTCCGCCTATTGCAAGGTCTACCGCAAGGCAAAGGGTGGCGAATACCGCAGTGTAGCTCACTTGGAAGCACACCTGGAGTCCGAGAAACTCATTAAACGTGGTGAGGAATAA
- a CDS encoding DUF106 domain-containing protein has product MANAEFKNKLEQVLLALGISLMLGIVILGQDFRNSLGQSVGFIMDPLVTLLGASNFHIVLFIMASITALYASLIQKYTMDWELMRSTQEKMRVFQKQFREAQLSNNTSLMKKMEAERSEMMSQQMEMSKQQFKPMAYISIISLPLFMWAYYYISGHEAATMVFPFWGEQILTDTIIGPFQHWIFWYFIASLAVSQLIRKALDVGGV; this is encoded by the coding sequence TTGGCAAATGCCGAATTTAAGAATAAGCTGGAGCAGGTATTACTTGCTCTGGGTATATCATTGATGCTGGGTATAGTTATACTGGGGCAGGATTTCAGGAATTCCCTGGGGCAGTCCGTTGGCTTTATCATGGACCCTCTTGTGACTCTCTTGGGTGCCAGTAATTTCCACATTGTCTTGTTCATAATGGCATCGATAACTGCTCTTTACGCATCACTGATCCAGAAATATACCATGGACTGGGAACTGATGCGCTCTACCCAGGAAAAGATGCGTGTGTTCCAGAAGCAGTTCAGGGAAGCTCAACTTTCCAATAACACTTCACTGATGAAGAAGATGGAAGCTGAGCGGAGTGAAATGATGTCCCAGCAGATGGAGATGTCAAAACAGCAGTTCAAACCCATGGCATATATCAGTATAATATCGCTTCCGCTTTTTATGTGGGCGTATTATTATATCAGTGGTCATGAAGCTGCAACCATGGTTTTCCCCTTCTGGGGTGAACAGATACTGACCGATACCATCATCGGTCCTTTCCAGCACTGGATATTCTGGTACTTCATCGCTTCTCTGGCAGTGAGTCAGCTTATAAGAAAGGCACTGGACGTCGGTGGAGTTTAA
- the cmk gene encoding (d)CMP kinase → MLLTISGLPGSGTTTVSRILAEKHELEMISAGEVFRSLAKEYGMTLAEFGELAESDDSIDLKIDERQKEIANTRDNVILEGRLAGHMADRALRVWIKAPVEVRVSRIAGRESGSFDEKLLETKEREASEAIRYSTIYDIDINDLSIYDLVIDSDRWDQFSIADIISCAIENFSDNN, encoded by the coding sequence TTGCTGCTGACTATCAGTGGTCTTCCGGGCAGTGGTACTACCACTGTTTCCCGTATTCTTGCAGAGAAGCATGAGCTTGAGATGATCTCTGCGGGAGAGGTGTTTCGCTCCCTTGCAAAAGAATACGGCATGACACTGGCAGAGTTTGGTGAGCTTGCAGAGTCTGATGACTCCATAGATCTCAAGATCGATGAACGCCAGAAGGAAATTGCCAATACAAGGGATAATGTGATCCTTGAGGGAAGGCTCGCAGGCCATATGGCAGACAGGGCACTCAGGGTCTGGATAAAGGCTCCTGTGGAAGTGAGGGTCAGCCGTATTGCAGGGCGCGAATCCGGTTCCTTTGATGAGAAGCTGCTGGAAACAAAAGAGCGGGAAGCATCAGAGGCCATCCGTTATAGCACAATTTATGATATTGATATAAATGACCTGTCAATATATGACCTGGTAATCGATTCTGACAGATGGGACCAGTTCAGTATCGCAGACATAATTTCCTGTGCGATCGAAAACTTTTCTGATAACAATTAA
- a CDS encoding RNA-guided pseudouridylation complex pseudouridine synthase subunit Cbf5, which produces MTASDILPSEYPRELIQKAEAITDPEYGCPPAERPIRDYIEMGIVNLDKPRGPTSHEVTAWVKDILELNRAGHSGSLDPGVTGVQPIMLGRATKAVSALRLSGKEYICLMRLHEPVPEKRVRSMCRQFTGPIFQMPPVVSAVKREVRVRMIYYLEVIEVKDRSVLMRVGCEAGTYLRKLCHDIGAALGCGAHMQQLRRTKTGPFNEDTLVTLHQLKDAYVFWKEDGDESYLRKYVRPMEEGLSHLPKIIIRDSAVDAVCRGAEFATPGIVSVDSNIKKDNTICLFSLKGEAVALCKSRMDAEEMLNQEHGIAAVTERVIMDAGTYPQGWHSKPEKTQ; this is translated from the coding sequence ATGACAGCTTCTGATATTTTACCATCCGAATATCCACGTGAACTAATTCAAAAAGCAGAGGCTATAACTGATCCTGAATACGGATGTCCTCCTGCAGAGCGTCCGATCAGGGATTATATCGAGATGGGAATTGTCAATCTTGATAAGCCGCGCGGTCCCACCAGTCATGAGGTGACTGCCTGGGTAAAGGATATTCTGGAATTGAACAGGGCCGGACATTCGGGCTCACTGGACCCTGGTGTGACAGGTGTACAGCCTATTATGCTTGGCAGGGCCACAAAGGCCGTTTCTGCCCTGCGTCTCTCAGGCAAGGAATATATCTGCCTGATGCGTCTGCATGAACCTGTTCCCGAGAAAAGGGTCCGTAGCATGTGCAGACAGTTCACGGGTCCCATTTTCCAGATGCCACCTGTGGTGTCTGCTGTAAAGCGTGAGGTGCGTGTAAGGATGATCTACTATCTCGAGGTGATTGAGGTAAAGGATAGATCCGTGCTGATGAGGGTCGGATGTGAGGCAGGAACCTACCTGCGTAAACTCTGCCATGATATCGGAGCCGCACTTGGCTGCGGGGCTCATATGCAGCAGCTGCGCAGGACAAAGACAGGTCCTTTCAATGAAGATACTCTTGTTACACTACATCAGCTCAAGGATGCCTATGTTTTCTGGAAGGAGGATGGCGATGAGTCTTACTTACGTAAGTACGTGCGTCCAATGGAAGAAGGTCTCAGTCATCTCCCGAAGATCATTATCCGGGACAGTGCCGTTGATGCGGTATGCAGGGGTGCGGAGTTTGCGACTCCCGGCATAGTAAGCGTCGATAGTAATATAAAAAAGGATAATACTATCTGTCTCTTTTCTTTAAAAGGTGAGGCTGTTGCCCTGTGCAAGTCCCGGATGGATGCTGAAGAAATGCTCAATCAAGAGCATGGAATTGCAGCAGTGACCGAAAGAGTAATAATGGATGCTGGCACTTATCCGCAAGGCTGGCACAGCAAGCCAGAAAAAACACAATAA
- a CDS encoding adenylate kinase, translating to MNIVLFGPPGAGKGTQAKELSQKYDIPHISTGDILRANVREGTELGLKAKEYMDKGELVPDQVLIGLIKDRLEEPDCEKGYLLDGYPRTIPQADALEDILGEISKPLDVVINIDVSDEEVVKRISGRRTCSCGESYHVMFNPPEKEGLCNACGAQLYQRDDDSEDVVRQRLAVYNEKTKPLINYYEEKGLLVNVDGNGSVDKVFETISEIMDRYK from the coding sequence ATGAATATAGTATTATTCGGTCCTCCGGGTGCGGGAAAAGGCACCCAGGCCAAGGAATTGTCACAGAAATATGACATTCCTCATATTTCTACAGGTGATATCCTCAGGGCAAATGTCCGTGAGGGCACCGAGCTTGGTCTCAAGGCCAAGGAATATATGGACAAGGGAGAACTTGTTCCTGACCAGGTGCTGATCGGTCTTATCAAGGACAGGCTGGAAGAGCCTGACTGTGAGAAAGGTTATCTCCTGGACGGTTATCCTCGAACGATACCACAGGCTGATGCCCTTGAGGATATCCTTGGAGAGATCTCAAAGCCACTGGACGTTGTGATCAATATCGACGTATCCGATGAGGAAGTCGTAAAGAGGATCAGCGGACGCCGGACATGTTCCTGTGGTGAGAGCTATCATGTCATGTTCAACCCTCCGGAGAAGGAAGGGCTCTGCAATGCATGCGGTGCACAGCTCTACCAGCGTGACGATGACAGCGAGGATGTTGTCAGGCAGAGGCTTGCAGTATACAACGAAAAGACCAAACCTCTTATCAACTATTATGAGGAGAAAGGACTCCTTGTGAATGTAGACGGAAACGGCTCCGTGGATAAAGTGTTTGAGACCATTTCCGAAATAATGGATCGCTACAAGTAA
- the secY gene encoding preprotein translocase subunit SecY has translation MSLKESLKPIFNRLPAVASPEGHVHFKNKLMWTLGILVLYFALANVPLFGLSPDSIDLFKSYRAFFAGASGSLMLLGIGPIVTASIVLQLLVGADVIKLDMSNPDDQAFFQGAQKALVFVMIVLEALPQIAGGYIQPDTTLAATLGVGTGVITAVLFIQIFIGGVLVLFMDEVVSKWGIGSGVGLFIVAGVSQQIVTGLFNWTADTSGLPTGFFPKWIYIIQNVGADYLFTGDGLMFMLVNGGILALVSTVIIFLLVVYVESTRIEIPLAHSAVRGARGKFPVKLIYASVLPMILVRALQANIQLIGIVLSGRGITFLGEYVGSTPVSGLMYYLAPIHSPYDWIPSLVRESFSSYGVAAPATWQIALHVLTDAVFLIAGGIVFALFWIETTGMGAKPTARKIFNSGMQIPGFRRNIGSIEKVMMRYIPKVTVIGGAFIGLLTLVASLLGTLGGAGGTGLLLTVSIVYRLYEDIASEQMMEMHPMVRSFFGQE, from the coding sequence ATGAGTCTTAAGGAAAGTTTAAAACCAATTTTTAACAGATTGCCTGCGGTCGCAAGTCCCGAAGGGCACGTGCACTTCAAAAACAAGCTGATGTGGACGCTTGGTATACTTGTGCTATATTTCGCGCTTGCCAATGTACCGCTTTTTGGATTGTCCCCGGATTCGATCGACCTGTTCAAATCCTATCGAGCATTCTTTGCAGGAGCATCCGGATCATTGATGCTTCTTGGTATAGGTCCTATAGTCACTGCTTCAATCGTACTGCAGTTGCTGGTCGGTGCTGATGTAATTAAACTCGATATGTCTAACCCGGACGACCAGGCATTCTTCCAGGGTGCCCAGAAGGCACTGGTTTTTGTTATGATCGTCCTTGAGGCTTTACCGCAGATAGCCGGTGGTTATATTCAGCCCGATACGACACTTGCAGCAACACTTGGTGTTGGTACCGGTGTAATCACAGCCGTTCTGTTTATTCAGATATTCATTGGAGGCGTACTTGTACTCTTTATGGATGAAGTGGTTTCCAAATGGGGAATCGGTTCTGGTGTAGGCCTGTTCATCGTTGCCGGTGTATCCCAGCAGATCGTAACAGGACTTTTCAACTGGACGGCGGACACCTCCGGTTTACCAACGGGTTTCTTCCCCAAATGGATATACATAATACAGAACGTAGGGGCTGACTATCTGTTTACAGGTGACGGCCTGATGTTCATGCTGGTCAACGGCGGTATACTTGCCCTTGTGAGTACGGTGATCATCTTCCTGCTGGTAGTATATGTGGAAAGTACCCGTATTGAAATACCTCTGGCACACAGTGCCGTAAGAGGTGCAAGAGGTAAGTTCCCTGTAAAGCTTATCTATGCTTCAGTCCTTCCGATGATCTTGGTCAGGGCGCTGCAGGCCAATATACAGCTTATCGGGATCGTGCTCAGTGGAAGGGGGATAACCTTCCTCGGAGAATACGTGGGCTCGACCCCTGTCAGTGGTCTGATGTACTACCTTGCTCCGATCCACAGTCCGTATGACTGGATACCGTCACTTGTCAGAGAATCGTTCTCAAGTTACGGTGTAGCTGCCCCGGCAACATGGCAGATTGCTCTTCATGTGCTGACAGATGCAGTATTCCTCATAGCTGGTGGTATTGTATTCGCTCTGTTCTGGATCGAAACAACCGGAATGGGTGCAAAGCCCACTGCAAGGAAGATATTCAATTCCGGCATGCAGATTCCAGGTTTCAGAAGGAATATAGGCAGTATCGAGAAGGTAATGATGCGATACATCCCGAAGGTAACCGTTATCGGTGGTGCTTTCATAGGTTTGCTCACACTGGTAGCCAGTCTGCTTGGTACTCTTGGAGGTGCAGGAGGTACAGGTCTTCTGCTGACAGTGAGTATTGTGTACCGTCTCTATGAGGATATAGCATCCGAGCAGATGATGGAGATGCACCCGATGGTGAGGTCCTTCTTCGGACAGGAATAA
- a CDS encoding 50S ribosomal protein L32e, whose product MEGKIKRLFKARKVQKGKKPNFKRTDSHKYKRLDSNWRRPRGLRGKQRRHYKAKGAIAQVGYGSPKVVKGFHPSGYSEVLVNTVSDLDNVDASTEAIRIAGKVGARKKSIIQAKASELGIKVLNPLRSE is encoded by the coding sequence ATGGAAGGAAAAATCAAACGCCTTTTTAAGGCAAGAAAGGTCCAGAAGGGCAAAAAGCCCAATTTCAAAAGGACAGATTCCCACAAGTACAAGCGTCTGGATTCAAACTGGAGACGCCCGAGGGGTCTACGCGGTAAGCAGCGCAGACACTACAAGGCAAAGGGCGCTATTGCACAGGTAGGCTACGGTAGTCCGAAGGTTGTAAAGGGTTTCCACCCTTCAGGATACTCCGAGGTACTTGTGAACACGGTCAGTGATCTTGACAATGTCGATGCCTCCACTGAGGCAATAAGGATCGCTGGAAAGGTCGGTGCAAGGAAGAAATCAATCATCCAGGCAAAGGCTTCAGAGCTTGGTATTAAAGTCCTGAACCCACTGAGGAGTGAGTGA
- a CDS encoding uL15m family ribosomal protein yields the protein MSKSNTKKFRGSRTCGGGTTKNRRGAGNRGGRGRSGENKHHATRALQLGYRRGHQKGFSRPPKTIRDTSIVNVGELDELADQLVEDGFAELDGEVYSIDLNGLGIEKVLGAGRVSKKLTVTACEFSATARSKIENAGGSCTEPEE from the coding sequence ATGTCAAAAAGTAACACTAAGAAATTCAGAGGATCACGCACCTGCGGCGGCGGTACCACAAAGAACAGACGTGGTGCCGGAAACCGTGGTGGAAGAGGCAGATCCGGTGAGAACAAACACCACGCAACCCGTGCACTTCAGCTCGGTTACAGGCGTGGTCACCAGAAAGGTTTCAGCCGCCCGCCAAAGACCATCCGGGACACTTCCATCGTAAATGTGGGAGAACTGGATGAGCTCGCAGATCAGCTTGTTGAAGACGGTTTTGCGGAACTCGACGGAGAGGTCTATTCAATAGATCTCAATGGCCTTGGTATTGAGAAAGTTCTCGGTGCCGGCAGGGTTTCAAAGAAACTGACTGTGACAGCCTGTGAGTTCTCAGCTACCGCAAGGAGTAAAATAGAGAACGCAGGCGGGTCCTGTACAGAACCTGAAGAGTAA